From Pseudomonas sp. stari2, a single genomic window includes:
- a CDS encoding DUF1801 domain-containing protein — protein sequence MKKNSIDTEAEQPSALIDARIAELNDWRGQKLAEIRAIIHEADPQVVEEWKWRGVPVWSHGGIICTGETYKAVVKMTFAKGAALEDPSGLFNASLDGNTRRAIDVHEHDEIDAKALKALVCSAITLNTRK from the coding sequence ATGAAGAAAAACAGCATCGACACAGAGGCGGAACAGCCTTCTGCGCTGATCGACGCCAGAATCGCTGAACTGAACGACTGGCGTGGCCAAAAACTGGCCGAGATTCGCGCGATCATTCACGAGGCCGACCCGCAGGTTGTCGAGGAGTGGAAGTGGCGGGGCGTTCCGGTCTGGTCCCACGGTGGCATCATTTGCACAGGGGAGACCTACAAGGCTGTAGTGAAAATGACCTTTGCCAAAGGTGCTGCGCTGGAGGACCCCTCGGGGTTGTTCAATGCCAGTCTGGACGGCAATACCCGGCGGGCGATTGATGTTCACGAACACGACGAGATCGATGCAAAGGCACTGAAAGCACTGGTGTGTTCGGCGATTACGTTGAATACAAGAAAATAA
- a CDS encoding GDL motif peptide-associated radical SAM/SPASM maturase, protein MTDIRPARYLSDTDLKRYVPVHVVWEITLACDLKCLHCGSRAGHRRPDELNTRECLDVIDSLAALGTREITLIGGEAYLRKDWTQLIQAIHDHGMYCAIQTGGRNLTPAKMQAAVDAGLNGVGISLDGLAPLHDKVRNVPGSFDKAVDTLRRAKASGLAVSVNTQIGAATLPDLPELMDTIIELGATHWQIQITVAMGNAVDHPELLLQPYQLLEVMPLLARLYREGVDRGLLMNVGNNIGYYGPYEHLWRGFGDERVHWSGCAAGQTVLALEADGTVKGCPSLATVGFSGGNVRNMSLHDIWHYSEGIHFGRLRSVDDLWGYCRSCYYNDVCRGGCTWTSHSLLGKPGNNPYCHYRTLELQKRGLRERIVKIEDAAQRSFAVGRFDLITERIDTGEQVSSVSDSGQVIKLAWVNQGQKAPEEGRIPVQLALCRSCLQYIHPHESICPHCHADVAAAEARHQTDRARQQAIMNTLTGLLGVAPSTLV, encoded by the coding sequence ATGACAGACATCCGCCCTGCCCGCTACCTCAGTGACACCGATCTAAAACGCTACGTGCCGGTGCACGTGGTCTGGGAAATCACCCTGGCCTGCGACCTCAAATGCCTGCATTGCGGCTCACGCGCTGGGCACCGACGCCCCGATGAACTCAACACCCGTGAATGCCTCGATGTCATCGATTCCCTCGCCGCCCTCGGCACCCGCGAGATCACCCTGATCGGCGGCGAAGCCTATTTGCGCAAGGACTGGACGCAACTGATCCAGGCCATCCACGACCACGGCATGTACTGCGCGATCCAGACCGGTGGGCGCAATCTGACGCCGGCGAAGATGCAGGCAGCGGTCGATGCAGGACTCAACGGAGTCGGGATTTCTCTGGATGGGCTCGCGCCGTTGCACGACAAGGTGCGTAACGTGCCCGGTTCGTTCGACAAGGCGGTCGACACCCTGCGCCGGGCCAAGGCGTCCGGGCTGGCGGTGAGCGTCAACACCCAGATCGGTGCGGCCACCTTGCCTGACTTGCCGGAGTTGATGGACACCATCATCGAACTCGGCGCCACCCACTGGCAGATCCAGATCACCGTGGCCATGGGCAATGCCGTGGATCACCCGGAACTGCTGCTGCAACCCTATCAATTGCTGGAAGTGATGCCGCTGCTCGCGCGCCTGTACCGCGAAGGCGTGGATCGCGGCCTGTTGATGAACGTCGGCAACAACATCGGCTACTACGGCCCTTACGAACATTTGTGGCGTGGCTTCGGTGACGAACGCGTGCACTGGAGCGGCTGCGCGGCGGGTCAGACCGTACTGGCGCTCGAAGCCGACGGCACGGTGAAAGGCTGCCCGTCACTGGCGACCGTCGGTTTCTCCGGCGGCAACGTGCGCAACATGAGCCTGCACGATATCTGGCATTACAGCGAAGGCATTCACTTCGGCCGTCTGCGCTCGGTCGACGACCTGTGGGGCTATTGCCGCAGCTGCTATTACAACGACGTGTGCCGGGGCGGCTGCACCTGGACATCGCACTCGCTGCTGGGCAAACCCGGCAACAATCCATACTGCCATTACCGCACCCTGGAATTGCAGAAACGCGGACTGCGCGAGCGCATCGTCAAGATCGAAGACGCGGCGCAGCGCTCTTTTGCTGTCGGACGCTTTGACCTGATCACCGAACGCATCGACACCGGCGAGCAGGTCAGCAGCGTCAGCGACAGTGGCCAGGTGATCAAGCTGGCCTGGGTCAATCAGGGCCAGAAAGCGCCTGAGGAAGGACGCATCCCTGTGCAACTGGCGCTGTGCCGCAGCTGCCTGCAATACATCCACCCACACGAATCGATCTGCCCGCACTGCCACGCCGACGTCGCTGCCGCCGAGGCCAGGCACCAGACGGACCGCGCCCGTCAGCAGGCGATCATGAACACGTTGACGGGTTTGTTGGGGGTGGCGCCGAGTACGTTGGTGTGA
- a CDS encoding DUF1842 domain-containing protein: protein MSIGLFHTRLIASNSLLGAPVLTLDLVVDTVRKKVSGAASVFQSTWPPVNFHARVWGDYSEARLTPSTENYIILTLDGSPSGPLSQIAQTFSLKGILDDWTSGFVDYRYNEGGQWHYVRHVAVHQAPTIEPQPHERHFQPLYAVAVQQAQTSGDLAQLKTVVQQGEQQLAHQGALRSALEQLNAEIARLEAR from the coding sequence ATGTCGATTGGACTTTTTCATACCCGCCTCATCGCCAGTAATTCCTTGCTCGGCGCACCAGTCCTGACCCTCGACCTTGTGGTCGATACCGTGCGTAAAAAAGTCAGCGGCGCTGCCAGCGTCTTTCAAAGCACCTGGCCGCCGGTCAATTTCCATGCCCGGGTCTGGGGCGACTATTCCGAAGCCCGGCTGACCCCATCGACCGAGAATTACATCATTCTCACCCTCGATGGCAGCCCGAGCGGTCCGCTGAGCCAGATTGCGCAGACCTTCAGCCTCAAGGGCATCCTCGACGACTGGACCAGCGGCTTTGTCGATTACCGTTACAACGAGGGCGGCCAGTGGCATTACGTGAGGCACGTTGCCGTGCATCAGGCGCCGACCATCGAGCCGCAACCCCACGAGCGTCACTTCCAGCCGCTCTACGCCGTGGCCGTGCAACAGGCGCAAACCAGTGGCGATCTGGCGCAGCTGAAAACCGTGGTGCAACAGGGCGAACAGCAACTGGCCCATCAGGGCGCATTGCGCAGTGCCCTTGAGCAACTGAACGCAGAAATCGCGCGTCTGGAAGCACGCTAA
- a CDS encoding DUF1842 domain-containing protein, protein MSGSVQQQNVGLFPVSYRIGTGQPGAQSLALNLLVSTPQHEVSGTSAITQATNPPLDIDSDVWGEYTYLTVMKPGVSKILITAEGNEGGPGSNSIVNFKIQLVVGTDWREGVANYEYFDGQRWHELNNVPAHLVEVPSNVFQPFHPGPVILPHPPILPLYAAPIQSAIASGDLAQMKNLAKLAQQQLDQQPQLQKALDAAKSEISKLQAR, encoded by the coding sequence ATGTCTGGTTCAGTTCAGCAACAAAATGTCGGCTTGTTCCCCGTGAGCTATCGGATCGGAACGGGTCAGCCGGGGGCCCAAAGCCTTGCGCTCAACCTGCTGGTTTCCACACCGCAGCATGAAGTCAGCGGCACCTCCGCCATCACTCAGGCAACCAATCCTCCGCTGGACATCGATTCGGATGTCTGGGGCGAATACACCTACTTGACGGTCATGAAGCCCGGTGTCAGTAAAATCCTGATTACCGCCGAGGGCAATGAAGGCGGCCCCGGCTCCAACTCCATCGTGAACTTCAAGATTCAGCTGGTGGTCGGCACCGACTGGCGTGAGGGCGTGGCCAATTACGAGTATTTCGACGGGCAACGCTGGCACGAACTGAACAACGTGCCGGCCCATCTGGTCGAGGTGCCCTCGAATGTCTTCCAGCCGTTCCATCCCGGCCCGGTGATTCTTCCGCATCCGCCGATCCTGCCGCTGTATGCCGCACCGATCCAGAGCGCCATCGCCAGCGGCGACCTGGCCCAGATGAAAAACCTGGCGAAGCTCGCCCAGCAGCAACTGGATCAGCAACCCCAACTGCAAAAGGCACTGGACGCCGCCAAGAGCGAAATCAGCAAGTTGCAGGCCCGCTGA
- a CDS encoding DUF1843 domain-containing protein: MTGSKHNMPPYGVAIQSAITGGDLQQMKTLLKQRDSTKPEAKELQTAYEKLAKEVSRLEKH; the protein is encoded by the coding sequence ATGACTGGCTCAAAACACAACATGCCGCCTTACGGCGTCGCCATCCAGAGCGCCATCACGGGAGGCGATCTGCAACAGATGAAGACTTTGTTGAAGCAGCGCGATTCAACGAAGCCGGAAGCGAAGGAGCTGCAAACCGCGTACGAAAAACTGGCCAAAGAAGTTTCCCGTCTGGAAAAACACTAA
- a CDS encoding LysR substrate-binding domain-containing protein produces MNTNRDQFPLPEDLKVFLTVIRKNSFASAADELGYSPAYVSKRVAVLETTLSTKLLHRTTRRIALTDDGERVRIWAEKLLGDFDDFLGEIAQARHQPAGSLHICSSFGFGRNHVAPAISELSRTCPKLDIRLDVFDRVVDLVGEGFDLEILVGDDLPGQHLARKLVSNRRVLCATPGYLERRGTPQSLEDLKDHDCLVLKERNNSFGIWNLTRDGQEESVRVSGPLSSNSGEIVMEWALSGGGILLRSMWDVKPMLEQGRLVQVLADYTQSANVWAVYPTRLSESAKLRVCVEFLEEYFRDLSVE; encoded by the coding sequence ATGAACACGAATCGTGACCAGTTTCCCTTGCCCGAAGACCTAAAGGTCTTCCTCACCGTCATCCGCAAAAACAGCTTCGCCAGCGCCGCCGACGAGTTGGGCTATTCGCCGGCGTACGTCAGCAAGCGCGTCGCAGTGCTCGAAACCACGCTTTCGACAAAACTGTTGCACCGCACCACCCGACGCATTGCACTGACCGACGACGGCGAGCGGGTGCGGATCTGGGCGGAGAAACTGCTGGGTGATTTCGATGATTTTCTCGGCGAGATTGCCCAGGCCCGGCACCAGCCGGCGGGTTCGCTGCACATTTGCAGCAGCTTCGGTTTCGGCCGCAATCACGTCGCGCCGGCGATCAGTGAACTGTCCCGAACGTGCCCGAAACTCGACATTCGGCTCGACGTGTTCGACCGCGTGGTCGATCTGGTGGGCGAGGGCTTTGATCTGGAAATTCTCGTCGGCGATGATCTGCCGGGCCAGCATCTGGCGCGCAAACTGGTGAGCAACCGGCGGGTGCTGTGCGCCACGCCGGGGTACCTCGAACGCCGGGGCACACCGCAATCGCTTGAAGACCTGAAAGACCACGATTGCCTGGTGCTCAAGGAGCGCAACAATTCATTCGGCATCTGGAACCTGACCCGCGACGGGCAAGAAGAATCGGTGCGGGTCAGCGGCCCGTTGTCCTCCAACAGTGGCGAAATCGTGATGGAGTGGGCCTTGAGCGGCGGCGGAATTCTGTTGCGCTCGATGTGGGACGTCAAACCGATGCTCGAACAGGGGCGGCTGGTGCAGGTGCTGGCGGATTACACCCAGAGCGCCAATGTCTGGGCGGTGTACCCCACACGGCTCAGCGAGTCGGCCAAGTTGCGGGTGTGTGTGGAGTTTCTCGAAGAGTATTTCCGCGACTTGTCCGTCGAATGA
- the leuD gene encoding 3-isopropylmalate dehydratase small subunit encodes MQPFTTISGSAAPFLAANIDTDVIMPKQFLKGIDRQGLDRGLFFDVRFLASGEPNPDFVLNQPAWQDATFLVTGPNFGCGSSREHAVWGLKQVGIRALIGTTFAGIFYDNCQRNGVLAIQLDAAQFKKVADIISVPATAHVRVNLPEQTIELADGTRIAFEIDELRKQSLLLGLDAIGTTLQRAGQIRAFEARHLAENPWLG; translated from the coding sequence ATGCAACCGTTCACCACCATCAGCGGCAGCGCCGCGCCGTTTCTGGCGGCCAACATCGACACCGATGTGATCATGCCCAAGCAGTTCCTCAAGGGTATTGATCGCCAGGGTCTGGATCGGGGGCTGTTTTTCGATGTGCGTTTTCTCGCCTCCGGCGAACCCAACCCTGACTTCGTACTCAATCAACCGGCCTGGCAGGACGCCACGTTTCTGGTGACCGGCCCCAATTTTGGTTGCGGCTCCAGTCGTGAGCACGCGGTGTGGGGTTTGAAGCAGGTCGGGATCCGGGCACTGATCGGCACCACGTTTGCCGGGATCTTCTACGACAACTGTCAACGCAACGGCGTGTTGGCGATTCAGCTCGATGCCGCGCAGTTCAAGAAAGTTGCCGACATCATCAGCGTTCCGGCGACCGCGCATGTCCGTGTGAACCTGCCCGAGCAGACCATCGAACTGGCAGACGGAACACGGATCGCTTTCGAGATTGATGAACTGCGCAAACAGTCACTGTTGCTGGGGCTGGACGCCATCGGCACGACGCTGCAGCGGGCCGGGCAGATTCGCGCGTTTGAAGCGCGCCATCTCGCGGAAAATCCCTGGCTGGGCTGA
- a CDS encoding BatD family protein, whose amino-acid sequence MTRFTALLLPLLICTATAQAAELTASVDRSRLNSGETVELTLESNDVTQFGKPDLTPLEPLFEVRGTRQVNQLNTLNNENRATTRWIITLLPKQNGSVEIPSLKLGETQSQPITVQVVESDVTEEKNVLDPVFIESSLDQSSVYVQAQAVLTLRIYHSVSLYDDSSVTPLQITDARVEQLGDTRTYEKDINGVRHGVIEMRYAIFPQHSGLLTITPQTFSATRVDTQPAKDANAQGPKPGKVLRVTSTEIPLTVKPKPITYPADAPWLPARSLSLSESWNPEPDHTQVGDSLTRSLTLKVEGLASSQLPALPATEANGLRRYPDQPVLNNQSSERGLIGSREEREALVPSRSGSIELPTVDVVWWNTFEDHLEHTSLPARTLQVVTNPSLQVDTPAGSAQSFNTADSEALWWWKLSTLILACTTLLGFGLWWRARWQPAILRAAQTGPSPRTLLDDIKRASQANDPQATRQALDAWARQQPETLADMAARFVPLSDALDGLNGALYSETGQHWQGEDLWRAIRTIPTAERVQDPVGDSGLPPLYPK is encoded by the coding sequence ATGACCCGTTTCACCGCTCTCTTGCTACCCCTGCTGATCTGCACGGCTACCGCTCAGGCGGCCGAGCTGACGGCCAGTGTGGATCGCAGTCGCCTGAACTCCGGCGAGACGGTGGAACTCACCCTCGAATCCAACGACGTCACACAGTTCGGCAAGCCTGATCTGACCCCGCTCGAACCGCTGTTCGAAGTGCGCGGCACGCGTCAGGTCAACCAACTGAACACGCTCAACAACGAGAACCGCGCCACCACCCGCTGGATCATCACCCTGCTGCCAAAACAGAACGGCAGCGTTGAAATTCCGTCATTGAAACTGGGCGAAACCCAGAGCCAGCCGATCACCGTGCAGGTGGTGGAAAGCGACGTCACCGAAGAAAAGAATGTGCTCGACCCGGTGTTCATCGAGTCCAGCCTCGACCAGTCCAGCGTCTATGTGCAGGCCCAGGCCGTCCTGACCCTGCGCATCTACCATTCGGTGTCGCTGTACGACGACAGCAGCGTCACCCCGTTGCAGATCACCGATGCACGAGTCGAACAGCTGGGCGATACACGCACCTACGAAAAAGACATCAACGGCGTGCGGCATGGCGTGATCGAAATGCGCTACGCGATCTTCCCGCAGCACAGCGGTTTGCTGACCATCACCCCGCAAACCTTCAGTGCCACGCGGGTGGACACCCAGCCTGCCAAGGACGCCAACGCACAGGGTCCGAAACCGGGCAAAGTGTTACGAGTGACCTCGACGGAAATCCCGCTGACGGTCAAACCCAAACCCATCACTTATCCGGCCGACGCGCCGTGGCTGCCGGCCCGTAGCCTGAGCCTGAGCGAAAGCTGGAATCCGGAACCGGATCACACCCAGGTCGGCGACTCCCTGACCCGCAGCCTGACCCTCAAGGTCGAAGGCCTGGCCAGTTCGCAACTGCCCGCCCTGCCCGCCACCGAAGCCAATGGCTTGCGTCGCTACCCGGACCAACCGGTGCTCAACAACCAGAGCAGCGAGCGCGGTCTGATCGGCAGCCGTGAAGAACGCGAAGCGCTGGTGCCGAGCCGCAGCGGTTCGATCGAACTGCCGACCGTGGACGTGGTGTGGTGGAACACCTTCGAAGATCACCTGGAACACACCAGCCTGCCGGCCCGCACCCTGCAAGTGGTGACCAACCCGAGCCTGCAGGTCGACACCCCGGCCGGCAGCGCGCAATCCTTCAACACCGCCGACAGCGAAGCGCTGTGGTGGTGGAAACTCAGCACGCTGATCCTGGCCTGCACCACCCTGCTCGGCTTCGGCCTCTGGTGGCGCGCCCGCTGGCAACCGGCAATCCTGCGCGCCGCGCAAACCGGCCCGAGTCCGCGCACCCTGCTCGACGACATCAAACGTGCCAGCCAGGCCAACGACCCCCAGGCCACCCGCCAGGCCCTCGACGCCTGGGCCCGCCAGCAACCGGAAACCCTGGCCGACATGGCCGCCCGTTTCGTGCCACTGTCCGACGCACTCGACGGTTTGAACGGCGCGCTGTACAGCGAGACCGGCCAGCATTGGCAGGGTGAGGATTTGTGGCGCGCGATTCGCACGATTCCGACGGCGGAGCGGGTGCAGGATCCGGTGGGCGATAGCGGGTTGCCGCCGCTTTATCCGAAGTAG
- a CDS encoding tetratricopeptide repeat protein — protein MIALWPHWFRPWWLLLLPLLGWLIWQLWHRQKRAGRWQMILPPAFHAALLSGGSGRDSKLPWVALGVAWLLTILALLGPSWERVEQTSQKPADPLVVVLELTPEMLATDSPPTRLEQGRRKLFDLLKARSDAQTAIVVYAGSAHTLVPLSDDLATSRNLLDALKPSLMPESGHRADLAVSKALALLEQGALGQGRILLIGSSLSDEERQGIRHALSGQSAQLLMLGIGTAEGAPIAQEDGSFLKDAQGAIRVPQLDSPGLGAFLNSVGGEYHSARLDESDLRSLGLLDGPRSLRNDGQTLRLDTWADQGYWLLLPLLLLAACAGRRGWLFCLPLLFCLPQPSYAFNFEDLWLRPDQQGLHLLKQKRPAEAAQHFEDHQWQGLALYEAGDYSGAAERFAEGSDARAHYNRGNALAKSGELEAAIDAYEQALELQPDLRPALTNKALVENLLKQKNTPPPSEPEKQPTQQNMPGDEPPPATAPPPAIKKDAQSEAQPAESASEPPPTTPPQPGPDELPDSAPDAEQNTAPTLSPGEDNLEGEQRQALEQWLGKIPDDPGELLRRKFWYEQQQHQDQENTR, from the coding sequence ATGATCGCCCTCTGGCCGCACTGGTTCCGTCCTTGGTGGTTGCTGCTGTTGCCGCTGCTCGGCTGGTTGATCTGGCAGCTCTGGCACCGGCAGAAACGCGCCGGACGCTGGCAGATGATTCTGCCGCCGGCGTTCCATGCCGCATTGCTCAGTGGCGGCAGCGGTCGCGACAGCAAGTTGCCGTGGGTTGCGTTGGGTGTCGCGTGGTTGCTGACCATTCTGGCGCTGCTCGGACCGAGCTGGGAACGGGTCGAACAGACCAGCCAGAAGCCGGCCGATCCGCTGGTGGTGGTGCTGGAACTGACCCCGGAAATGCTCGCCACCGACTCGCCGCCGACCCGTCTGGAACAGGGCCGGCGCAAACTGTTCGATCTGCTCAAAGCACGCAGCGATGCGCAGACCGCCATCGTCGTTTATGCCGGCAGCGCCCACACGCTGGTGCCGCTGTCGGATGATCTGGCGACCAGTCGCAATCTGCTCGACGCCCTCAAACCATCGCTGATGCCAGAGAGCGGCCATCGCGCTGATCTTGCGGTGAGCAAGGCGCTGGCATTGCTGGAACAAGGCGCGCTGGGCCAGGGACGTATTCTGCTGATCGGCTCTTCGTTGTCCGATGAAGAACGCCAGGGCATTCGTCATGCGTTGAGCGGGCAATCGGCGCAATTGCTGATGCTTGGCATCGGCACCGCCGAGGGCGCGCCGATTGCTCAGGAGGACGGCAGTTTCCTCAAGGACGCCCAGGGTGCGATCCGCGTGCCGCAACTCGACAGCCCCGGCCTCGGTGCCTTCCTCAATTCGGTGGGCGGCGAGTACCACAGTGCACGACTGGATGAATCGGATCTGCGCAGCCTCGGCCTGCTCGATGGCCCGCGCAGCCTGCGCAATGACGGCCAGACCCTGCGTCTCGACACTTGGGCCGATCAGGGTTACTGGCTGCTGTTGCCGTTGTTGCTGCTGGCCGCGTGCGCCGGGCGCCGTGGCTGGTTGTTCTGTCTGCCGCTGCTCTTCTGTCTGCCGCAACCGAGCTACGCTTTCAATTTCGAAGACCTGTGGCTGCGCCCCGACCAACAGGGTTTGCATCTGCTGAAACAGAAGCGTCCGGCCGAGGCTGCGCAACACTTCGAAGACCACCAATGGCAAGGGCTGGCGTTGTACGAGGCCGGCGATTACAGTGGCGCCGCCGAGCGCTTCGCCGAGGGCAGCGATGCCCGCGCCCACTACAATCGTGGTAACGCACTGGCGAAAAGCGGTGAGCTGGAAGCGGCCATCGACGCCTACGAACAGGCCCTGGAGCTGCAGCCGGACTTGCGCCCGGCGCTGACCAACAAGGCGCTGGTGGAAAACCTGCTCAAGCAGAAAAATACTCCGCCGCCGAGCGAGCCCGAGAAGCAACCGACGCAGCAGAATATGCCGGGCGACGAACCACCGCCCGCCACTGCGCCGCCACCGGCGATCAAGAAAGACGCACAAAGTGAGGCCCAGCCTGCGGAGTCAGCCAGCGAACCGCCGCCGACTACCCCGCCGCAACCGGGCCCCGATGAATTGCCGGACAGCGCACCGGACGCGGAACAGAACACGGCCCCGACGCTTAGCCCCGGCGAGGACAACCTCGAAGGCGAGCAGCGTCAGGCACTGGAACAATGGCTGGGCAAAATCCCGGACGATCCGGGCGAATTGCTGCGACGCAAATTCTGGTACGAACAGCAACAACATCAGGATCAGGAAAACACTCGATGA
- a CDS encoding VWA domain-containing protein, with amino-acid sequence MFEFAWPWIFVLLPLPWLMRLVLPVADSGEPALKVSFLGDLEGLARRRARANLPAWRQQAPYMLLWLLLLIAAARPQWLGEPLPIAASGRDLLVAVDVSGSMDFPDMQWNDEDVSRLSLVQHLLGDFLESRDGDRVGLILFGSQAYLQAPLTFDRRTVRVWLDEARIGIAGKNTAIGDAIGLALKRLRMRPAQSRVLILVTDGANNGGEIEPLTAAKLAANEGVKIYPIGIGADPEESGATALLGGNPTLDLDEPALKAIADATGGRYFRARDGKELQAIKDTLDQLEPVAQQPTQARPAQALYQWPLALALLLSMLLVARELWPDNPLQRLFTKELYLQSPLPDWRERLKRLRLRRRR; translated from the coding sequence ATGTTTGAGTTCGCCTGGCCGTGGATCTTTGTGCTGTTGCCACTGCCGTGGCTGATGCGCCTTGTGCTGCCCGTGGCGGACAGCGGCGAGCCGGCGCTGAAGGTGAGTTTCCTCGGTGACCTCGAAGGCCTCGCCCGCCGCCGCGCCCGGGCCAATCTGCCGGCCTGGCGTCAGCAAGCACCGTACATGCTGCTGTGGTTGTTGCTGCTGATCGCCGCCGCCCGCCCGCAATGGCTCGGTGAGCCGCTGCCGATTGCCGCCAGCGGTCGCGATCTGCTGGTGGCGGTGGACGTGTCCGGCTCGATGGATTTCCCCGACATGCAATGGAACGACGAAGATGTCAGTCGCCTGTCGCTGGTCCAGCATTTGCTCGGTGACTTCCTGGAAAGCCGCGACGGCGACCGGGTCGGTTTGATCCTGTTCGGCAGCCAGGCTTACCTGCAAGCACCGCTGACGTTTGACCGGCGCACCGTGCGCGTGTGGCTCGACGAAGCGCGGATCGGCATCGCGGGCAAGAACACCGCGATTGGCGACGCCATCGGTCTGGCGCTCAAACGCCTGCGCATGCGCCCGGCGCAGAGCCGCGTGCTGATTCTGGTGACTGACGGTGCCAACAACGGCGGGGAGATCGAGCCGCTGACCGCCGCAAAACTGGCGGCCAACGAAGGCGTGAAAATCTATCCGATCGGCATCGGCGCCGACCCGGAAGAAAGTGGTGCCACGGCACTGCTTGGCGGTAACCCGACCCTCGACCTCGACGAGCCGGCGCTCAAGGCCATTGCCGACGCTACCGGCGGACGCTACTTCCGCGCCCGCGACGGCAAGGAACTGCAAGCGATCAAGGACACCCTCGACCAACTGGAACCGGTGGCCCAGCAACCGACCCAGGCGCGCCCGGCCCAGGCCTTGTATCAATGGCCACTGGCGCTTGCGTTGCTGTTGAGCATGTTGCTGGTCGCCCGCGAATTGTGGCCGGACAACCCGTTGCAACGCCTGTTCACCAAGGAGCTGTATCTGCAAAGCCCCCTGCCTGACTGGCGCGAGCGCCTCAAGCGTTTGCGTCTGCGGAGGCGCCGATGA
- a CDS encoding DUF4381 domain-containing protein, giving the protein MNGLEQLQPLISPPPIAFWPPAPGWWLLLLLLPLIGYALWRLRRFIPIKKKPVVRAEIPLDPVRIAALAELAQMVKPYDGAPAGAWLQQLNGLLKRLCRNHYPYSQSHTLNGRKWLAFLDNRCPAAGLTRWMVLVEGAYKPECKLDDKAIAGLTQAVDTWIRKHV; this is encoded by the coding sequence ATGAACGGCCTCGAACAACTGCAACCGCTGATTTCCCCACCACCGATTGCCTTCTGGCCGCCGGCGCCGGGCTGGTGGCTGCTGCTTTTGCTGCTGCCACTGATCGGCTACGCGTTGTGGCGCCTGCGCCGTTTCATTCCGATCAAGAAAAAACCCGTCGTGCGCGCCGAGATCCCACTCGATCCGGTGCGCATTGCCGCGCTCGCCGAACTGGCGCAAATGGTCAAACCCTATGACGGCGCACCGGCTGGCGCCTGGCTGCAACAACTGAACGGCCTGCTAAAACGCCTGTGCCGCAACCATTACCCCTACAGCCAGAGCCACACCCTCAACGGGCGCAAATGGCTGGCGTTCCTCGACAACCGTTGCCCTGCCGCCGGCCTGACTCGCTGGATGGTGCTGGTGGAAGGCGCCTACAAGCCCGAATGCAAACTCGACGACAAGGCCATCGCCGGCCTGACGCAAGCCGTCGACACGTGGATCCGCAAGCATGTTTGA